The region tataataaatatattttatttaaaaataaaatatatctattactatttaattatttatttttgttaataattaatattatctataataataataataataataataataataataataataaatgaatgaatgaatgcgCGAGCAAGGCATTCATGAATTACAGATGGGGCATTAAATTCACCATTCAACGTCCCTTGCCTTTTGCATGTGCATCACATGCCCAGCCCGTGGGAATCTATCATTTCatccacaattaaaaaaaataattcgcCAAATGCTTGAATAAAAaagatttagaaatattttatttggtgGGAATTGATTGCGCGTTTCTttaaaagtgtataaatttACGATTACATTCAATTTATTCGAAGGCCGAATTAGAAAAGAATGTCGATTTTTTCCAGAATTAAACGGGTGAAGTCCAGACaactaaattataaaagaaaaaattggaattgAACTGAATAcattaattcttttaataacAAACTAGAATTAAACTATTATTCAAAAAAACTAGtaatacaattaattaataccTTTTAATCAATAGGTTGGGTGTACCTCTCAATTGCATGTAGTGGATTAATTGGATTTAATAGATTAATTGAATTGtattaaattctatttattaCCTGGATTAAATAAagaatcatattattattaatagaacacaatattatctttttataattacaaaatattcaaataatgttttattattatgatattttctaTGCACAAAtattacccaaaaaaaaatcattttagctATTAAGAAAACAACTTAATACACGAGTGAAAGTtgtcttaaattaattaacccTTCAACCCAAAGAAGTTGACAGTGACATGGTAAATGGAGGGGGCAAAGCCACTATTACTAAATGAGCACTCTGCCGAAGACTTTGTGTAGGAAAGATTTGGTTAAGTTCCATCCATGTTTGATTCTCAAAATCCGCCCAAATTCGGCCCAACTTCTATGAGCCGGAGCTGAACAGATGGCTTCATCCACTCTCGGATTGCCAAATTGAGGGCCACAAAGCAGCTGCTTCTCCTGTTCACTCTGTGCCTAATCATTGGCAACAAAGCTGGTTTGATGCTAATCCAAAGGGCCTTTTCTTTTTCGTGTTTTGTTTTTCCCATTTGTTTATTCAGGTGGTGGAGCAGAGCGCCGAAGCATATTTTGAGTGGTGATGAGACACCACCACTAGATGCCCACCACCTATTTGACGAATGGCTTCCTGAGAGTCATTTTCCCCGTGGCCTTGCTGGCACTGTTCCATGGATGTGGGCTGTCACTGTTTTGACCCCATAGCCTGTAGAATTCTAGCTATTGCTACCCATTAAAAAAAGCTAATCGGAGATGATTACAAGATTTACGGAATTAAGTATAATATTTATGATAACGATAGCATGCATTTCATGATCTCTCGTTTAAAGTGAGGTTACTTCTAATAACATCCAGAGTAgtttatattaagaaaaatgttaCTTGCTATATTTTGGGTTATAATCGtgtaaatgatcaaaatatttttcgatcaaaatactcttcacccaattataaatttactcaTCTTTTCTTTGGCTACCTCCTCTCTCCTCTTCCCATGGTCACCTCCAGCGATTGTCTATAGTTGCCTTCAACTCATTACTtgttatattaagaaaaatattcctTGTTATACTTTGAGTTACACCTGtgtaaatgatcaaaatacttctcactcaattacaaatttactcACTCTCCCCTTGATCGccttctctctccccttcccatGGCCACCTCCAGCAATTGCCTATCATCGCTGTGTGACTGCCGCTACATTCTCTCCGTCACTAACAGAAAGGATGCAACAACGATCGATACGTGAGAGGTGAGGGACGCAAGGCGGCGAGAGGAAGGTGGCGATAGGCGATCGTTAGAGGCAGCCATggaaagaggagagagagaagacaacTATGGGGAAGGGGAGTAAATTTACAATTGAGTGAAGGGTATTTTGATCAATTGTGTAGTCTAGGGTATAGTCCTCTATGTACAAGTAACATGGTTATTGTATTAAAGAAAAAGTGTACAAGATGTAATTATAATAGTCCAATCATgtaaaaaaaagacaaaaaaattcttGTAAAAAGAGCAGATGAAATGAAACAGACAATTAGTATAATAGATAAAGGGGGACCTAAAAAACTTAGTAAAAGACATTGAgatatgatattaattataagaatcTTATAGATGATagaactataaataaaaataactgaAAAACTAGAAGCTATGTAGCTAACTAcatattatgaaataaaaactTGATATATTATTGTCATTTCACATAAGATTGAATCACTACAAATCAGGCCTTgagctaaaagaaaaatgagaatccCTGACTGGTGGGTGAAGAGGACTCTCATTTCATTCAACAAAGGGGAATTCAGGTAATGGCCAAGTTACAGGACTAACTCAGTGGAATCAATCAGtcattttatcttttcaaaaGAGATTCTGTTTTAAAGCACAAAGGAGTTTGCTTTCCTCTTCCATGTCCGCTTCATAGGGTATGTGgcaaaaaagtaaaagaaaccaGCACTACTGATAATGCTTCCACCAAAAGGCACTTTTGAGCAGGTATAATAAAAGAGAGAGGACCTGCTGGAATTATTAAAAGGCTTTTACAGGTCATGTGGATCTCATGGGATATTTTTCAAGGTTTTAGAATAACTGCTTTAGTATTATATTTGTTTGGAGCTTGGAGCCATGGAAGAGTACCACTTAATATCTTGAGTAATTAGCCGCAAGCTGATCCTTCCTAGAATCTTAAATACAAGGATCCAACTCTCAATCTAGTCACAATAATATATTCTAAGTTATTCACTGGACGATTATTGTGGCTGTTCAAAATAGTTTTGGGTAACTCGCTACGTCAAATATGAtcgattatataaattttagctttgtcaattatctttatttaagattatacattttgcaagtttattataatttatgttgttcttaattgtttttcaccaagtttcTTTTAGTCTTCCTCTAACccttttattataaatttcttctattcTATTCATTATCTACATGAGATGAGAGTATTTATTGGCCCTTTTATTATAtgatcaaattattttaattgtgtatCACATATTTCATCCTTACAAAGTCTTAAAACTTTATTGTGATAGACCATTTCTAAGTCTGTTATTTCTTGTATAGCCTCACATCTAACATTATATCCTTATCTCAATTACACTTGTAAATGATTTATTATTCAACATTTCatgccatacaacaaaattagtttATAGCTATCTAAGGAAACTTCcattctagataaatttaaaattttataaaatgtcaaaaacatttctctattttaatCACCCTACCATAATTCTAAGATTGATACTTACAATAATCTCCCGACCCTTTtagaaatttgataaaaatatctaaactcATTTTCTAGAAGAGTACATTACATTCTCAAGTTTCATTATAAAACCATCACGCTTATATTTCTACTAAACTTACCtttcatatatttgattttcCATTCCCTCAACTTAAATCTTTTGAATTCCAATTGTCCTCAATACCTCAAGCTTAATATTATGCCTTATTTTGTCTTATTCACTAAAACAATGCCATCTAGATTCTAAACATTAATATGCACACTGAGGTGCTTCTTAtgagagaatttgaaatttgtttaaTCCCTCAATATAAAGGCTTAAAAACACATGGCATAATTCGCTTATTAGGGATGTGTTCCAATTACCACCAATAGCCTATAGACAAAGCTCCTAGAACTATCAAACAACATATATGCATTATGAACTTAGCATGTGAAAACCAAACCAATCAGACTAGAGAGCTCAAAGTACATGCAACTTATTATCTGCAACTTAATAACCACCAAGGAGAACAAGAAGTTTTATTATCCTAGCAAATTTCAAGAACTAGCAGCGCCATCAAGTTTTATCATCTAAACAAGAAGTTATTGCACAGCCATCGAGTTGGGAAAGAAGTCTGAATAACCTAGAATACTTCATCTGCCGTTCTTCCCATCTCCAGACAATAATATTTTGCAATCTGATATCTTCACTTAAGATACTTGCCAAACCAATCGAGCGCATCGTTACAGGCCTCCTCTGCACTCTTCACAGCATGTTCATCTCCGTCCTCGTATCTCACAGTCCAGCCGTGTGCAACCCCCGGAAATATCTTCACAAAGGCATCAACCTGTAAGGAATAGAGACCACAAAGTTGTCAACTGATTAGGCCACATACAATGAGCATAATAACCACTTCAAGAGGAAAAAATTCGAAACATGAGCTGGAGTTTCAGCAAGATGTGGATAATTAACATCAAGGAAGCAGGTTGGCTTCAATTCTGTGAAATCGGTCAGGCTTTAACATATGGAAATTCAAAGATAGCTGTCAATTGTGAAACTTTTTttgcttgttttatttttttgctgaACAAGGACAGAAATCTTGGAATGATAAATGCTAAATTCttaaatatacacacataacTAGTAGAAGGGTTCACGACTGCAATAATTTTTGCAGGATAAGACAACTGGGAACTAGGAAAAAAACATGCAGCAtctacatatttttattatgtttggcATTGATTTCTGGAAAGATTTCCTACCTCAGGTTTCTCATTTAAGGCAGAATCGAATTTGTTCAACAGTTCTGGCGGTGACATTTTGTCAATCTCAGCTCCCAATACTGATATTGGAACCTTAACAGCtgaaaattatacaaactgttaatatagataaaagaaaacaatataaCAAACCGCTCTACCACTACTCCCACCTCCAATGACAACAAGAAGTAACCTACACTCTAAATCTAAACCAACAAATAGTCAAATAATGATGCAGTGTGTAGTGCGAGTGTGagaaaaacacaccaaaataaacccttgaaagaacaaacttcaatggccaaaACTTAGTTttcaagaaaatgcaaaaataagactattttgctaagaaaacctaaataggttgccgaaatttgtattgaaaaaaattgattacaaactctaggttctaggcatatttatagtgtttggctaatctaaatccatctaatatttgtaaacaaaatttaactagaattctaataaaaataaaatcctaataaaatatgaaatagaattaaaatcctaaaacatatgaagtagaatagaagtaaaaatctttaaaaatctaaaatcctAAAAACTTATGGAGTTCCACTGTAGCGCTACTGTTCTGGGGCTACTGTAGCATTACTGTTCCAGCCGGTTATTGTTCCGGTTTGGTCTAGGTCGGCCTTGGACTGGATCTTGAATATTAGTGACCGCATCAAATAACGAAAATGATTTGAGCTCAGATGAGGGTGAATACTTACCCtggatatcttcaactgtaacAAATGAAGGATGCAACAGCACAGCAGCTTTAATATAATCATGCTTCGCTAGTTCCACAACAACCTTAGCTGGTAAGATTTTAAGTAAGTTTAACCTTAGCCAACTACCGAATAGGTAATGTACATACACAACTGAAAATTTGTCATACTCATATCTAGTTGCATACACGAGACAAAATTTTACCTCCCCAACAGAAGCCTGCAGCTCCAATGCAGGATATACCTTTACTTTTGATAGCTTCAAGTACTAGTTTTGCATCTTCAAATCCTCTGTCCTGTCAGAAAATAACAGTATTtcagaaaattatgttttagcaCTACTTCTGATTAAAACTATATTTCTAAAACTATGAAGAAGCTTCTCAATCTTAACCTAGGTCAGGAGAGGAAAAAAACAGATCATGAAGTTCAAAAACGAGTTTAAACAATAACAATGTGATGAGATAGCCAAGAACACCAATATTTGCAGTATATTGGATAATAAAATTTGCAGGAGCAGAAAATTGTGTTCCAAGGAAAGCATTGCAACAAAGCCTGGTTTAATGAAGTGGTCACTGGACTCTAGGTCTGAAATGAATAGCATCTCAGGATGATAACTGACCGCTCCATGGTCTTTTAGCCAATCATGAATAGGCTTCACAGAATGCTCAGGATTAAAGGGGTCTCCCAAGAAGAAGTCAGGAACTACTACATAGAATCCACAAGCTGCCACTTTGTCAGCAAGTTTCCTGTAGATTGATTAGCAAGAGCATTAGTTTCGAGAAATGGGTGCATATACATGCAAGAAAGTGGCAAAAGTAGTAGTATGGACACAGCAGCCAACTGAACTAGTATTCCATGTGTAGTCACCAAAATGACACGAGTTGGCCTTCCCCAGAAGCGATAgaggaaaaaggaaacaacCCCCTTTTTTGTGGTGGGCTATTTGGAACATCTTAGGGgatgtttagttgtggaaaatgatttccagtttctataaaatctctagtttCCATTTtcaataatacaaaattttgaaaatgcattcaaattttagaaatacagAAACTAatttagaaattagaaaaattagaacaTATACTCAAAACAAGGagagatattttaatttctttagtgTAAGTTGTGTAACTTGATTTAGAGAAGGAGATGAACATTTAGgggaaatttttggaaaactgcgtttttgaagtttttcaagtttagttcaattttaGAAAAACGTGTTTTCTAATATCCATTTTTCATTTGGAAAATTTTTGTATCTGAACAGAAGTTCTAGTTTTCCATTTTCTGTGAgagtaattttcttaaaaacaggggctgttttccacaactaaataGCTCCTTAAGCTCCCAAAGCTATTGTAGAGGTTAGAGGTAGTTTCTCAAACACacactctctctatatatataagaaatcaacaatattattatttaatcttGGTAAGAACAAAGATAAGAGGATCATGAATAATTAATATCAATAATATTTCCAGCTAGATAGTTGTTAAGGTCtataaaacaaggaaaaaaaaggcaaatccacaaaataattcaaacaaaaagaaacaaaaatatataaaaaaaaatatggcatgataatggaaaaaaaatttaaaattgagcTATTaagctttttaaaaaaaaaaatcctattaCTGTGATTTAAGcttaggaaagaaaaaaaaatcctatttaaaattttaatggctATACGGAAGAAGCTAGGAAAATTTTTAGATTGATTGGACATTTAAATGTTGGTCTGCCCTCACATGACTGTgatttcaacttttttttagcCTGCCTTTATGTCTAGTTATGCAGCTTGAATTCTATCAAGTCCTTCAATCTACTAGCAAAAGTTGGTATTCTCTGTTAGGATTGAAAAAAAAGCAACATCTAGCAAACAGTTCCATGACAGCTTCTGAGACTATGAGGCAGCACAACAGTGAAGCTATTGCTTAATCAGATAGGAAGTAGCCCACCAGAAAGATAGTAACAATCAAGAAACTGGATCAGTTCTGATAAAAGAGAAGTATTTCAGACAGCTGTAGCTGCCAAGCGTGAATCAAGTAGCAGGATCAGAAGAGAGGAGAATCAACAGCACCTCAATTTTGGAGCTTCATATCCTGCATAATCAAGTCATAAGCATAAATTAGACATATCAGTTGATTCATAAGATGAAGATCAGCATGATTCTTTATGCCAGGGCAGGGACAAGTGAAAATTTAACAGTAgacatggaagaagaagaagaggaaacaaGATGGacaagaagaaaagggaaacataataaggaaaaagaagttgtatttatatttgttgGCGTCGAtaaaaatgataacaaaatgCTAGATATTCCCCGGAAAATTCTTTTTCTGGTTTGGTTATCCATAAAAGAGTAAACAGGCATAGGTAAGGTTTGTTTTCCTTCATCAAATCCTGGTTCCAAGTATGTGTCACTATAATTAACAGAAATTTATCTGGAGATCAGAATAATTAACAAAGTGCTGTTGCTGTTTATTTCACAAGCATACATTCAAATTGCCAAACTCCAGTTAAGAGTTTCTGTAAGTAACATAAAATTGCAGTGAAATTATGCAGCAGCCATATATTATCCAATTCCATCATATCAGTATCacacaaataaaacacacacagcTGTGCAGTAGGAGATCAatcaataacattaaataaaccaaataaaACTCGAATGCACTCTACAAAGATCAACAGAATAAGTACCAAAGATATCGGAAACCAGAAGGATGGCGTGCTTGGAGTCGAGGGAGCCAGAGACGTAGCTTTTGAGGCCTCCGAGCTCCTCCACATGGCCGCCTCCGCTGCTTGAGCTGAGAGTCGGCGGATTGCTGCAACACTGAGGCCCTGACATGGCTTCGATCAACAAAAACACTTAGCGACTAACAAGCAGATGATAATAGGACCCGATGAAGACTGGTCTTCGATGAGATACAGATCCGTTAAACGCTTCCGAAACCTAgaatatatggatatatatatattatatgtatatagaacgagagagagagacctcgGTTGGAAAGCAGATGCGGATCTGTTCGTGATTCCTAATTGTGGTGAGTGGTCAACCAGAAATGGGAATGTGGGCTCGGAAATGGGAAGATAAGAGCgaggaagaaagggaaagaaatagTATAGAAAGCCATGAATCCACGGCAAccgattttgtttttttttttattttttttttatcgaaaAGATATTTATGcccttaaatttttttctctagtaaaattttaaattttatgtgattttaaatGTCTCTAAAGTTAGGTTAAAAGTATTATTAtgtctttgaaatttttttgatttcaaATATGTCCTCATACTATgtaaaattacttatttaaaacaaGTGATATATATAAACGTTGACGtaacatttttttaacatttcattAATAcctgttctctcttttttttctttctctagcTATGTCTTTTCCCTCTTTAGTGTGTCTCATGTCTCTTCTAGTCACGTCTTCTACCAGCAATGTTATTCCTAGACTAGTTCCATCTTCGATCTCCCAAGACAACAGAGTGATCATCGATTCGAGAATGTCAATAACTCGTTTAACCTACATAACCAAAAGAGATGCAGGAGATActgaagagagagaataagtAATTAGAGAGAGTTGAGGAGACGCTAAAAAATTGTCACATTAAACCTTGTACATATCACTTACTAACTAAgtatttaaatgagtaattttacACAGTTCATGGGCACATTTAGAACCACAAAAAGCTCATGGGCATTAATATACTTTGGTCTGAAACACATTTGAAAATCACAAAAAGTTTAAGctttcacaagaaaaaaaaaaaattgcaaaagttTAAGGGCATAAATAtgcttttgatattttttaattaattaaaatgtatttttatgaaatagttaaaattatgatctaaaaataaaatttatcacataatatttaatatatttaaaagtatattaattaatattatgtataattaaacaatataaagtaatatttacgcaaattttatttattaagcaGTATACGTGTagacatttctttttcttttctatgtaccaaaaaaattacactGACATTGTTTTGGCGAAATATTTGTTAggaaatttatgtaatttataaaatttcaagAATACCCATagaatgaaaatataatttcaatggctaatctaatataatttttgaataatatgGGTAGATAGCACAATTTTAAAAAGTGAGAGATATTCTTTATATGTATACCAAATATCGGAGtactaatattaatatattatcaaaaaaacaacatttgaaatataattattcaaaattctcATACTTTTCTTTGTATATTTGCCAACAAACTATTTATGCAAGGTAGATaagattatatgaattttattggGCAATAgtttacaaatacaaataatgtTTAATATTTGGCTAATTTTTGTTCCTACACAACGTCGTCCTACACTTTGCCTTGatatttagataattttttgagttttttctaACTTGTTACTAGTTGTAGCGATTTATTGAAACACActatttgtaataccccatattggcATAGGGTTGTCACGTAaattaagtgagtttaaaatattaaaaattagcttgatagtaaaaataagtcGTCAAATTGACTGTAGGGAGTATCTTAGAACTTAGATACCTAAAGATAAAGGTATGACATTGACGAGCGTTTCTAGGCAAGATTTTTGACACTGAAAGTAATCATATCAGAAACGATTTTCGATAATACTATAATTCAGTCTGAGAAATCGAATAATCTTAAGGGACTTCTGAGAAGTCAACGGGACCCTAAGTAGGTTCGTATTTAGTATAAAGAGCAACTCTTAAGTGGTTTcgagaagaaacaaaagtaatTTCGATCGAAACACGATTCTACGTGTATTCGGGCCTAAgtatgatttattaattttgaccaAGAGAGGTTGAAATGAtaatttttctgaattttcagGGGTGAGATGAAGGTTTTAGAACTTATAGGGCTTAATGGAATTATTGAATAACccaggggcttcaaggaaagggtaaaaatgcaaaaggaatttgcaaatgggccaaagtgtaatttttggaaTTCCTGCATCAAGGCATAATTGATCGGCCGCCAAGCATGGGCCAAAATCTGGCGATGAGACAACCTGATCTCGCCAGGGCATGGTCTCTATCGTCTTAGGAAGCTTGTGGGAGACGCAATGGCCTTGATTGGTCGAAGAACGACTAgggtttgcctataaataatGAAGGTTTTGGCCAAAACTTTACTCACAAATTGCTCGAGTTTGAGAGTGATTCGAGAGAAATGGttaaggggtttttgttccATAGAGTGTAAGGATAAATTCTGAAGCATTTGAGAAAGTTTGATGTCAGTTTGAGTGAGTTTTGGGTATTGGACAAAAAATCGCGTAGTGGTTGGAACCAGATCTTTAAATGGCTAATTAAGGCCTTTTTCGGTGGCTTTTTCGGCTCTAATgtgtaatatttcaaattttctaaagggctcaagagtaattttaacttggacCATAGatgaaatcatcaaaaaatcaaggccttaagtataatttcttacagttatcagtaccgaatcgactgcagggaatgccctggaacatagatatttaaggaaaatgatatggtcttgatgagagttccaagataggatttatagtattaaaagaaatcgaaatcgagacagttttcgatacaacttCGATTGAGACTGGAAAATCGAATCATCATATAGGACTCCCAGAAAGTCAAGAGAATCCTAAAAGGGCTTTGATTTTGCGTAAGAATCAACCTTGAAATGGTTTCAGGACGAAACAAAGGTCCCGTGAAGGCGCAGAAGTGAAATCGTTTTTATCGAGTAAGCCAtgtgttattaattttggattttcgatatcgtaatgcaaattaattcggTGTTTGAGGttgtaattgtaattatggaattgtccaagtgaaatagagatttaaatatgtaattttctcattattttggGATAATAtatagtgttatatatatatatacatagttgTGCGCGCACGCGCGTGTAAGGCCATTTTCATGGCCGAGATTTGCACAAGATTTGAAGGGAATGGGCGGCATGATTTAAGGAGAAAATCTGGAAGAGATATCGAGTAGGTAGGGTAGGAACATTTGAGGGATTGtgtgattatgtgatgtataatatacatatatatcttagAGCTCAAGCGTAAGAGGTGCTTGTAAATTGGCAGAAGTTTGGCCGATTGAGATGCAACAagaggagattgagagagagagagagagttgggtgTGGTGGTGGCCATGGTCGCGGGTAGCAAGCAATTGTAGAGCAAGCAGTGGAGCGGCGGTGGCTGTTGGGGCGAGTGACGGCGACCGGCGGTGGCCCTAATTGTAGTGGCAGCTAGTGGAGGCGATCGGCGACTGGCACGCATGGCGGTAATAGTGCGTGCATGCAGGAAGAAGGAGaggatgggggggggggggggggggagaagaatgagaaaaagaaagaagaaaaataaaaagaaaaaagaaaagaaaatggacaaagaaaaatagggaaaaagtctcagaaaattatagaaattaatcTGGGGCTAGAAGAGCATGCCTTAGGGCAGGAAATTGTCTGGGGGCGCGTTTCGAGGTCATAACACTCATTCTAAGGAGGCctaagaggctaagttaaggtgagtaaaatttttcagaaaattctagaaaatcaGGATAGTTATTTCatgaattgttatagaaaaatatttagtttggatttattgagaaaaaatagaaagaaatagagggaagttatgagaaaatttaggaaaaatagaatattgatattcttgaataaatatgatggtcagGAAATGTTGAGGTTTTGAATTGAATACGTTAGATGTCTGGCACATGATTCAAGGTGTTATGAGATACGTTTGAGGCAAGTGGTTCTACCTTAGACCCAATTTAATGTAAATGGTTTAttatgttgtcatgtcttggtaTG is a window of Diospyros lotus cultivar Yz01 chromosome 10, ASM1463336v1, whole genome shotgun sequence DNA encoding:
- the LOC127811667 gene encoding endo-1,3;1,4-beta-D-glucanase-like, encoding MSGPQCCSNPPTLSSSSGGGHVEELGGLKSYVSGSLDSKHAILLVSDIFGYEAPKLRKLADKVAACGFYVVVPDFFLGDPFNPEHSVKPIHDWLKDHGADRGFEDAKLVLEAIKSKGISCIGAAGFCWGAKVVVELAKHDYIKAAVLLHPSFVTVEDIQAVKVPISVLGAEIDKMSPPELLNKFDSALNEKPEVDAFVKIFPGVAHGWTVRYEDGDEHAVKSAEEACNDALDWFGKYLK